In Geobacillus kaustophilus, a genomic segment contains:
- the ytrI gene encoding sporulation membrane protein YtrI, translating to MRIPPYYQYPSWQRFFAGAAIGALISWFVFLYMFGVLQEKQVRHVNELNEQIADLQNEIRIWQEDYIHYNKEMKKKLTVQDVSVHLANAEQYKLDSYTTFRIEDSVKEDLSHLITKDIETVYNSRELIERAIENKTYTIHEKTYRLELHTLTIFTLLAVEVKLAPLP from the coding sequence ATGAGAATTCCTCCGTATTACCAATACCCGTCATGGCAGCGCTTTTTCGCCGGCGCGGCGATCGGAGCGCTCATCAGCTGGTTTGTCTTTTTGTATATGTTCGGCGTCTTGCAGGAAAAACAAGTGCGGCACGTCAATGAGCTCAACGAACAGATCGCCGATTTGCAAAACGAAATTCGCATTTGGCAGGAAGACTATATTCATTACAATAAGGAAATGAAAAAAAAGCTGACCGTGCAGGACGTTTCCGTCCATCTCGCCAACGCCGAGCAATATAAACTTGATTCATACACGACGTTTCGCATTGAAGACAGCGTCAAAGAAGATTTATCCCATTTGATTACGAAAGATATCGAAACGGTGTACAACAGCCGAGAACTGATTGAGCGGGCCATTGAAAACAAAACGTATACGATCCACGAGAAGACATACCGGCTTGAACTTCACACACTTACGATCTTTACCTTGTTGGCCGTCGAAGTCAAACTGGCGCCGCTTCCGTAG
- a CDS encoding YtrH family sporulation protein: MNEKAAFLPAFIQSYFIAVGVLLGGAIIGALGAFLSGGQPLTAMYRFAGDLRIWAVVAAIGGTFDTFYVVERGLFLGETKDIVRQFLLILSAMGGAQTGVAIITWLTQEHISP; this comes from the coding sequence ATGAACGAAAAAGCGGCCTTCTTGCCGGCATTTATTCAAAGCTATTTTATCGCCGTCGGCGTGCTGCTTGGCGGCGCCATCATCGGCGCGCTCGGCGCGTTTTTAAGCGGCGGCCAGCCGCTGACGGCCATGTACCGATTTGCCGGCGATTTGCGCATTTGGGCGGTCGTCGCCGCCATCGGCGGGACGTTTGACACGTTTTACGTCGTTGAGCGAGGGCTGTTTTTAGGGGAAACGAAAGACATCGTGCGGCAATTTTTGCTCATTTTGTCCGCCATGGGCGGAGCACAGACCGGAGTGGCGATCATTACGTGGCTGACGCAGGAGCACATTTCGCCATGA